AAGATCAATAGTTGACTGCCGGTGAATAACGGAAACCGGAAACGCCGCCGAAACAAAAGAGAATTCAATCGGAACCTGAAAAGGAAACCAAAAGAGCGTCCGGCGCGTGTCGACGATTTCCACCCCACGAGGAAACATCACTCAGACGAAGGCAGGCCACAGAAAGCCTGGTTTTTACCCATTTCTCAGCCCCCCAGGCGCTGCCACGCCCGGCATGCCCAGTTGCTTGGCCAACCAGCTCCCCCGTACACAGCCGTATCAGACTCTCACGATACATCGTACACGGACGCGCGTACGACGTATACGTGTGCCAGGTCGCCCTGGCCCGAACAGAGAACCATACGGTCTCGGCCCAAAAGAGCACACTATCGAGACGCTTTATGAAGAAGCAGAGATGAATCGGCCAGCTTATGGCCGACACGCGCCTGACTTGATCTTGACATCACCTCGGGGAGAGGGAACGAGTACATGACCTCAGCACATGCGGTGAGCCGTGAGGCATCGGAAGCGAAGGAGGTCCGCCGACTGGACCGGGTGATCATCAGGTTCGCGGGGGACTCCGGAGACGGCATGCAGCTCACCGGTGACCGCTTCACCGCGGAGACGGCGTCGTTCGGCAACGACCTGTCGACGCTGCCCAACTTCCCGGCCGAGATCCGCGCGCCCGCCGGCACCCTGCCCGGGGTGTCGTCGTTCCAGCTGCACTTTGCCGACCATGACATCCTCACCCCCGGTGACGCGCCGAACGTGCTGGTGGCGATGAATCCGGCCGCGTTGAAGGCGAACATCGGCGACCTGCCGCACGGCGCGGAGATCATCGTCGACACGGACGAGTTCACCGGGCGGGCGATGCGGAAGGTCGGCTACGACGGCGACCCGCTCGAAGACGGCTCGCTGGACGGCTACCACGTTCACCCGGTGCCGCTGACCACGCTGACGGTGGAGGCGCTGAAGGAATTCGACCTGTCCCGCAAGGAGGCCGAGCGCAGCAAGAACATGTTCGCGCTGGGGCTGCTGAGCTGGATGTACCACCGGCCCACCGAGGGCACGGAGAAGTTCCTGACCGCCAAGTTCGCCAGCAAGCCCGTCGTCGCGGCGGCGAACATCGCCGCGTTCCGGGCGGGCTGGAACTTCGGCGAGACCACCGAGGACTTCGCCGTCTCCTACGAGGTCGCTCCGGCCTCCGCCGCCTTCCCGACCGGTACCTACCGCAACATCTCCGGCAACCTGGCGCTGTCCTACGGCCTGGTCGCCGCGTCCCGCCAGGCGGACCTGCCCCTGTTCCTGGGTTCGTATCCGATCACGCCGGCCTCCGACATCCTGCACGAGCTCAGCCGGCACAAGAACTTCGGCGTGCGGACCTTCCAGGCCGAGGACGAGATCGCGGGGATCGGCGCGGCGCTGGGCGCGGCCTTCGGCGGCTCCCTCGCCGTCACCACCACCTCGGGCCCGGGCGTGGCCCTGAAGTCGGAGACCATCGGGCTCGCCGTCTCTCTGGAACTGCCGCTGCTGATCGTGGACATCCAGCGCGGCGGGCCGTCCACCGGGCTGCCGACCAAGACCGAGCAGGCCGACCTGCTCCAGGCGATGTTCGGGCGCAACGGCGAGGCTCCGGTGCCGATCGTTGCGCCCCGCACACCCGCCGACTGCTTCGACGCGGCCCTGGAGGCGGCGCGGATCGCGCTCACGTACCGGACGCCGGTGATGCTGCTGTCGGACGGCTACCTGGCCAACGGCTCCGAGCCCTGGCGCATCCCCGACCTGGACGAACTCCCGGATCTGACCGTGCAGTTCGCCCGGGGTCCGAACCACACCCGGGACGACGGCACCGAGGTCTTCTGGCCCTACAAGCGCGACCCCCGGACCCTGGCCCGCCCCTGGGCCGTTCCCGGCACGCCGGGGCTGGAGCACCGCATCGGCGGCATCGAGAAGGAGGACGGCACCGGGAACATCTCCTACGCCCCCGCCAACCACGACTTCATGGTCCGCACCCGCCAGGCCAAGATCGACGGCATC
The Streptomyces sp. NBC_01485 genome window above contains:
- a CDS encoding 2-oxoacid:acceptor oxidoreductase subunit alpha; amino-acid sequence: MTSAHAVSREASEAKEVRRLDRVIIRFAGDSGDGMQLTGDRFTAETASFGNDLSTLPNFPAEIRAPAGTLPGVSSFQLHFADHDILTPGDAPNVLVAMNPAALKANIGDLPHGAEIIVDTDEFTGRAMRKVGYDGDPLEDGSLDGYHVHPVPLTTLTVEALKEFDLSRKEAERSKNMFALGLLSWMYHRPTEGTEKFLTAKFASKPVVAAANIAAFRAGWNFGETTEDFAVSYEVAPASAAFPTGTYRNISGNLALSYGLVAASRQADLPLFLGSYPITPASDILHELSRHKNFGVRTFQAEDEIAGIGAALGAAFGGSLAVTTTSGPGVALKSETIGLAVSLELPLLIVDIQRGGPSTGLPTKTEQADLLQAMFGRNGEAPVPIVAPRTPADCFDAALEAARIALTYRTPVMLLSDGYLANGSEPWRIPDLDELPDLTVQFARGPNHTRDDGTEVFWPYKRDPRTLARPWAVPGTPGLEHRIGGIEKEDGTGNISYAPANHDFMVRTRQAKIDGIDVPDLEVDDPHGARTLILGWGSTYGPITAAVRRLRAAGESIAQAHLRHLNPFPADLGDVLARYERVIVPEMNLGQLAMLLRARYLLDVRSFNQVNGMPFKAEQLARVLEEALRED